TGATAGTGGGAAATATGCTCATCGTTGTTCCACAGGAACTAGTCATGCGCGAAATGGAAGAGTTGAGTATTGTAGGAGGACACGAGAGGGGACACAGCCCACTCATGCTCAGCAAAGGCCTAGAAAATCAAGTTGAAAGCTACATGTAACCAAGGGATACGTTGCCCCTTAGTCATCCATAAGCTACTTTCCCCCAGTATGAAGGATCAACTGCTCCGCTTCCTTTCGCAGAATATGGTAGATCCACTGTTCGCGGGTTAGTGCATTGGTAACTTTCCAATCGAAGTTGTGCAGGGCCTCGTTGAGCAGATGCTTAGCCTGGCGGTCGTTACCTTGCTTGAACGAGACCATTGAGAGAACCAGTTTGGGAGCTGGTGGCAGAACTCCAGATGCTTTGCCCTGAAGGATGAGAGCTGCCTCATCAAATCGATCAAGTCGATACTCAGCCAAAGCATAGGCAAATAGAAAGTAGGGTTCCACCCAGTCGGGAATTGTTTTCTTGTCAGCGCTGAGAGCCTGAATGATCAACTTGCTGCCAGTTTTGGATAATGCCGATGAGTTTGAGAATAGTAAACAGGTTCTTCCTAACCGTTCACAATCACGAGGATCATTCGGAGAACCGAAGTGTTTCAGCAGGAAGTTGCAGGCGCGGGTGTACTCAGCAGAATCGTCTAGGAATAGACATAACTCAGCGTAACCATCCCAATCCTCGAAGTTGGTTGAACGGCCTTGCAGTAGGCTCCGCCAATACTCCTTCGCTTCCTGAGGTTTGCCCAGTTGTATCAGGTAACCCACCACTGCACGACGGATATCACTCAACTCAGGCTTCACAGCAAGCACCCGTTTCCATTCGTCGATAGCCTGCTCCGTTTTTCCCAAAGTGGCCAATGAAGTACCAAGGCTGATTCTTGCTATGTTGAATCCGGAATCTACATTCAGAGCGCGACGAAAATAGGGGATTGCTTCTACATCTTGCTTAAGCTTGGCATGGCAGATGCCGAGCTTATAGTTCACCCACGATGAATCAGGCCGCACCGCCAGAGCAGCACGCGAGTAACTCAAGGACTTCATAGTGTCCAGATTCTCGAGCAAATGGCAGAGTTCGAAGTTTACCCAAAAGTCGCTTGGGTGCTGTCGCTGAACACGTTCGAGAAAGGAAGTAGGATCACCTCCCAATCGCCGCCAGCGCGTGCCAAAAGCCACCATAAGGGTAACAGGTTGTGCCGCCACTTCGGCATCCTCGGCGAGTGCCGGGAAGTTTTCTTTCTTCGCCCAGCCATCGGTATCGCGTATCCTATCACGCCAGGGATCGGGATCTAAGCGTCGAGCAACACGCAACACCCAATCGCGTTCCTTTTTCTCGGCACATGCTGCCCAGTCGTCGAGAGCCGCGACTAAGGCCTTTCGAACCGGTGAATGCAACATTTTGTCAGCTGTGATTTCTGGATCATCTTGATATGTGCCAAGGTCAGCATTAAGGAAAATAGCTTCATACTGCTTACTTGATGCGGCATAATTGATGTTGCCATTATCCTGCAGGCGGTCGCGACCCAGGCGGACCGAATCGAGTTCTTCGACCAGGCTCAGCTGTGAACGAGCTTGTTCGATCTTGTCCTGTAACTCCGGATCGTCGGTGTGGGCATCTTGCAGTACGGCACGTGCTTC
This window of the Planctomycetia bacterium genome carries:
- a CDS encoding protein kinase, whose product is MTDDPRINELVEELLESELTPEEVCRDFPELLPAVQARWEKVFRLQGELDAFFPSSTDGRNGPSSPTLNRSINTLQIPGYEILSVLGQGGMGVVYQARQLNLNRIVALKMLLGMTYRGSIEQERFQREAEAVASLHSANIIQIYDVGENQGQPYYTMEFVEGGSLAQALAGTPLPTRQAAEKAILLADAVAIAHASCIVHRDLKPSNILLTSDGTLKITDFGLARKLSNDSDLTMSGAKLGTPSYMAPEQALGQPNSICPTVDIYALGAILYEMLTGRPPFRGETASETERQVISEEPVLPSRLNPRVPKDLETIALKCIRKNPDHRYRSANELSDDLHRFLRCEPIHARPVGRTERTWRWIHRHPSTTGLILTAVLLCVIALGALWREQEYRVRHRAESARWTDRLAYMSRLQQENRFAEARAVLQDAHTDDPELQDKIEQARSQLSLVEELDSVRLGRDRLQDNGNINYAASSKQYEAIFLNADLGTYQDDPEITADKMLHSPVRKALVAALDDWAACAEKKERDWVLRVARRLDPDPWRDRIRDTDGWAKKENFPALAEDAEVAAQPVTLMVAFGTRWRRLGGDPTSFLERVQRQHPSDFWVNFELCHLLENLDTMKSLSYSRAALAVRPDSSWVNYKLGICHAKLKQDVEAIPYFRRALNVDSGFNIARISLGTSLATLGKTEQAIDEWKRVLAVKPELSDIRRAVVGYLIQLGKPQEAKEYWRSLLQGRSTNFEDWDGYAELCLFLDDSAEYTRACNFLLKHFGSPNDPRDCERLGRTCLLFSNSSALSKTGSKLIIQALSADKKTIPDWVEPYFLFAYALAEYRLDRFDEAALILQGKASGVLPPAPKLVLSMVSFKQGNDRQAKHLLNEALHNFDWKVTNALTREQWIYHILRKEAEQLILHTGGK